In Panacibacter ginsenosidivorans, the following proteins share a genomic window:
- a CDS encoding carbohydrate kinase family protein — MKKILCIGEALIDMICVDKGKSLSEGNNFLKKAGGAPTNVAAAVAALGGQVELAAKVGIDPFGKHLIDVMQSFGVSTKWMLQDEHYFTTFAFVSLMENGERDFYFNRGADGQLSRQEVEGIDLDEFSIIHFGSATGFLPGPLQAAYAGLMQKALQQNIFISFDPNYRHLLIKNDTQNFVDQSLNFVESCHFFKVSDEEAMLLTGKPTLEDAVHSLFQKTNAVFTITLGKDGTMLCLNNKTVIVPSIAVSPVDTTGAGDAFVGAVLYQLREKSLTEIRSMDEEAWKAIVANANKAGARTCEYMGAMEAFKHLSNDIFK, encoded by the coding sequence ATGAAAAAAATACTCTGCATCGGTGAAGCATTAATAGATATGATCTGCGTTGACAAAGGCAAATCATTATCTGAGGGCAATAACTTTTTAAAAAAAGCAGGTGGCGCTCCAACAAATGTTGCAGCCGCCGTTGCTGCATTAGGCGGGCAAGTAGAACTTGCTGCAAAAGTTGGTATTGATCCATTTGGTAAACACCTGATAGATGTAATGCAATCTTTTGGTGTATCAACAAAATGGATGCTGCAGGATGAACACTACTTTACAACGTTTGCATTTGTATCATTAATGGAAAATGGCGAACGTGATTTTTATTTCAATCGTGGTGCAGATGGACAATTAAGCAGACAAGAAGTAGAAGGCATTGACCTTGATGAATTTTCTATTATTCATTTTGGTTCTGCAACAGGTTTTTTACCCGGGCCATTACAGGCTGCTTATGCAGGTCTTATGCAGAAAGCATTACAGCAAAATATTTTTATCAGCTTCGATCCAAATTACAGGCACCTGCTGATAAAAAATGATACGCAAAACTTTGTTGACCAGAGTTTGAATTTTGTAGAAAGTTGCCATTTCTTTAAAGTAAGTGATGAAGAGGCAATGTTGCTTACCGGTAAACCAACATTGGAAGATGCGGTTCATTCATTGTTTCAAAAAACAAACGCGGTTTTTACCATAACACTAGGAAAGGATGGAACAATGCTTTGTTTAAATAATAAAACTGTTATTGTACCAAGCATTGCAGTAAGCCCTGTCGATACAACAGGTGCAGGCGATGCATTTGTTGGTGCTGTGCTTTACCAGTTAAGAGAAAAGTCATTGACAGAAATAAGATCAATGGACGAAGAAGCATGGAAAGCAATTGTTGCAAATGCAAATAAAGCCGGTGCGAGAACCTGCGAATACATGGGCGCTATGGAGGCATTCAAACATTTAAGCAATGATATTTTTAAGTAA
- a CDS encoding PadR family transcriptional regulator, with translation MDIQNTQSQMRKGVLEFCILSVIRQGEVYPSDIVEQMKSANLQILEGTLYPLLTRLKNAGLLTYRWVESNSGPPRKYFLMTDKGIEFYGELERTWKELADAVHALTQPNHNENETPTLTK, from the coding sequence ATGGATATTCAGAACACACAAAGCCAGATGCGGAAAGGAGTATTGGAGTTTTGCATTCTATCCGTTATACGTCAGGGTGAAGTTTACCCAAGTGATATAGTGGAACAAATGAAATCTGCCAACCTGCAGATTTTGGAAGGCACCCTCTACCCATTGCTTACCAGGCTAAAGAACGCGGGGCTTTTAACTTACCGTTGGGTTGAAAGCAATAGCGGCCCCCCCAGGAAATATTTCCTGATGACCGACAAGGGGATTGAATTTTACGGTGAACTGGAAAGAACATGGAAAGAACTGGCAGATGCAGTACATGCACTTACACAGCCTAACCACAACGAGAACGAAACCCCCACCTTAACCAAATAA
- a CDS encoding amylosucrase: protein MYDYKLHEHINKLLHAETDIAGKDNLFYTRFLANASAIKELYDELYTQHSNGAAAFDKMLQTIIAANTNRAEVLKQRDLVKSEEGYWFLSNKIAGMSLYVDRFCGSLKRLGTKLSYFERLGINFLHLMPVFESPANESDGGYAVSNFRKVDERFGTLGDLKAVQEKMLKKGMYLMIDIVLNHTSHRHEWAQKAKEGDAYYQDFFYFFNDRTLPDEYEKTMPEVFPEAAPGSFTYVPECNKWVMTVFHNYQWDLNYRNPEVLVAMLDTIFFYANLGIDIIRIDAPAFIWKEIGTTCQNLREAHTILRLLKQCVQVAAPGAALLGEAIVAPKEIMKYFGTGSYTAKECDFAYNATHMALQWDALASGNTRVMLAAQHEILKKPHGTSWITYTRCHDDIGLGYDDYMIEKAGLNAYEHRTFLKNFYSGNFPNSPAKGALFASNPKTGDARISGSLASLCGLEKALDDKDIYHTELAIRKILLMQAHSFFLGGVPMIFYGDEVGYTNDYSYLKDKGKSYDNRWMHRPVIDWEKNKRIETKGTIEERIFSGTQHLLSIRRKLSIVADHSNITWLTPHNIHIAAYMRDFDDKRMFFAFNFCADVVFLTWFAFKEKNPAPARLYDHWSKTYLTVGGDHEYLIMEPYSFYVLEPE from the coding sequence ATGTACGACTACAAACTTCATGAACACATTAATAAATTACTGCACGCCGAAACGGATATTGCAGGTAAAGACAATTTGTTTTATACACGTTTTCTAGCCAATGCATCGGCGATAAAAGAATTGTATGATGAATTGTACACGCAGCATTCGAATGGCGCTGCGGCATTTGATAAAATGTTGCAAACAATTATTGCTGCAAATACAAATCGTGCAGAGGTTTTAAAGCAAAGAGATCTTGTAAAGAGTGAAGAAGGTTATTGGTTCTTGTCGAACAAGATCGCAGGTATGAGTTTGTATGTTGATCGTTTTTGTGGCAGTTTAAAAAGGCTGGGCACAAAACTTTCTTACTTTGAAAGACTTGGTATTAATTTTTTGCATTTGATGCCTGTATTTGAAAGCCCCGCAAATGAAAGTGATGGCGGATATGCAGTAAGTAATTTCAGGAAAGTTGATGAACGTTTTGGAACACTTGGTGACCTGAAAGCTGTGCAGGAAAAGATGCTGAAAAAGGGCATGTATTTGATGATAGATATTGTACTTAATCATACATCGCACAGGCATGAGTGGGCGCAGAAAGCAAAGGAGGGTGATGCATATTACCAGGATTTTTTTTATTTCTTCAACGACCGCACATTGCCTGATGAATATGAGAAAACAATGCCGGAAGTCTTTCCTGAAGCGGCTCCGGGAAGTTTTACTTATGTGCCCGAATGCAATAAATGGGTGATGACAGTGTTTCATAATTATCAGTGGGATCTGAATTATCGCAACCCCGAAGTGTTGGTTGCAATGCTTGATACAATTTTCTTTTATGCAAATCTTGGTATTGATATTATCCGCATAGATGCGCCGGCTTTTATCTGGAAAGAGATCGGTACAACTTGTCAGAATTTACGTGAAGCACATACTATTCTTCGTTTGCTGAAACAATGCGTGCAGGTGGCAGCACCAGGTGCCGCATTACTTGGTGAAGCGATCGTTGCACCAAAAGAGATCATGAAATATTTTGGTACAGGTTCATATACTGCAAAAGAATGCGACTTTGCTTACAATGCTACGCACATGGCATTGCAATGGGATGCATTGGCAAGTGGCAATACAAGAGTGATGCTTGCGGCGCAACATGAAATTTTGAAGAAACCACATGGCACGTCGTGGATTACGTATACACGTTGTCATGATGATATTGGTTTGGGTTATGATGACTACATGATAGAAAAAGCAGGCTTGAATGCTTATGAACACAGAACATTTTTGAAGAATTTTTATTCAGGAAATTTTCCCAACTCTCCTGCAAAAGGTGCGCTGTTTGCAAGTAATCCAAAAACGGGTGATGCACGTATCAGTGGTTCGCTGGCTTCTTTGTGTGGATTAGAAAAAGCGTTAGATGATAAAGATATTTATCATACAGAATTGGCGATAAGAAAAATATTACTGATGCAGGCGCATAGTTTTTTTCTTGGTGGTGTGCCAATGATTTTTTATGGTGATGAAGTTGGTTACACAAATGATTACTCTTATTTAAAAGATAAAGGAAAAAGCTATGATAACCGCTGGATGCACAGACCTGTTATTGATTGGGAAAAAAATAAACGCATCGAAACAAAAGGAACAATTGAAGAACGTATATTTTCCGGAACTCAGCATCTGCTGAGTATTCGCCGTAAACTGAGTATTGTGGCGGATCACAGCAACATTACGTGGCTTACACCGCACAATATTCATATTGCTGCATACATGCGCGACTTTGATGATAAACGAATGTTCTTTGCATTTAATTTCTGTGCAGATGTTGTTTTTCTTACATGGTTTGCATTCAAAGAAAAAAATCCTGCGCCTGCAAGGTTGTACGATCACTGGAGTAAAACATATTTAACCGTTGGTGGTGATCATGAATATTTAATCATGGAGCCTTATAGCTTTTATGTTTTAGAACCGGAATAG
- the purD gene encoding phosphoribosylamine--glycine ligase has translation MNILLLGGGGREHALAWKMAQSKLCAKLFIAPGNAGTLQYGTNLNVSVTDFEAQKKVCLENKIDLIVVGPEEPLVKGVYDFYEKELPGIPVIGPAAYGAQLEGSKAFSKKFMQRHKIPTAGYAEFTNENFEEGKKYIAQHTLPIVLKADGLAAGKGVVISTTHEDALTTFEEMIINKQFGDASSKVVIEEFLDGIETSVFVLTDGKDYKIIGHAKDYKRIGEGDTGLNTGGMGCVSPVPFVDDIFMHKVITKIIEPTVNGLAAENIIYKGFIFFGLIKVNNEPFVIEYNCRMGDPETEVVMPRLQNDIVELFLAIHNGTLKEKNITYNDKAYATVVAASGGYPGDYKKNLKIGGLDNLKMANDSIVFHAGTKQMDDTVVTNGGRVLTVTSSGANITDAVNKSTAILQQIYFDGMYYRNDIGYEFK, from the coding sequence ATGAATATCCTTCTTTTAGGTGGCGGTGGTCGTGAACATGCATTGGCATGGAAGATGGCACAAAGTAAACTTTGTGCTAAACTGTTTATTGCACCGGGAAATGCAGGAACGCTTCAATACGGTACTAATCTCAATGTAAGCGTTACAGATTTTGAAGCACAGAAAAAAGTGTGTCTTGAAAATAAGATCGATCTTATCGTAGTCGGTCCCGAAGAACCACTTGTAAAAGGTGTATACGATTTTTATGAAAAAGAATTGCCAGGTATTCCTGTTATTGGCCCGGCGGCTTATGGCGCACAATTGGAAGGCAGCAAAGCTTTCTCAAAAAAATTCATGCAGCGTCATAAAATACCAACGGCAGGTTATGCAGAATTTACCAATGAAAATTTTGAGGAAGGAAAAAAATATATTGCTCAACATACATTGCCCATTGTTTTAAAAGCAGACGGGCTTGCTGCTGGTAAAGGCGTTGTTATCAGCACCACACACGAAGATGCTTTAACAACTTTTGAAGAAATGATCATCAACAAACAATTTGGTGATGCAAGCAGCAAAGTAGTGATAGAAGAATTTCTTGATGGCATTGAAACAAGCGTGTTTGTTTTAACTGATGGGAAAGATTACAAAATCATTGGTCATGCTAAAGACTATAAAAGAATTGGTGAAGGCGATACGGGTTTAAACACAGGTGGCATGGGTTGCGTAAGTCCTGTACCTTTTGTTGATGATATATTTATGCATAAAGTAATTACAAAAATTATAGAGCCTACCGTCAACGGGCTCGCTGCGGAGAATATCATTTACAAAGGCTTTATATTTTTTGGGTTGATCAAAGTAAACAATGAACCTTTTGTTATTGAATATAATTGCCGCATGGGAGATCCTGAAACGGAAGTTGTAATGCCACGATTGCAAAATGATATTGTTGAGTTATTTCTTGCTATACACAACGGAACACTTAAAGAAAAAAATATAACCTACAATGATAAAGCTTATGCAACTGTTGTTGCGGCAAGTGGTGGCTATCCCGGTGACTATAAAAAGAATTTGAAAATCGGCGGACTTGACAATTTAAAAATGGCGAACGATTCAATCGTGTTTCATGCGGGCACAAAACAAATGGATGATACGGTTGTAACAAATGGAGGACGTGTATTAACGGTTACTTCTTCCGGCGCAAATATCACAGATGCAGTAAATAAATCAACTGCCATATTGCAGCAAATTTATTTTGATGGCATGTATTACAGGAATGATATTGGTTACGAGTTTAAATAA
- a CDS encoding TlpA family protein disulfide reductase, which translates to MIKSKNFWVATIALAIIPLLSIDIAQHYVDWQKEVREELIYAVQDVYSFTKEQKTALLDKVFERNETLTFLFYTKIFCSILLLLLSIYFFRLYKKEKLVNPFKSVAVCVIVIAFFLSGKILSVIMFSTNDKTNFLTLPANEYSFQNLYDQNFKGKVVYVDFWGTTCGPCLAEFRDFTKPLKERYKTNKDINYLYISRGNKYLWKQQIDKYGIDGYHVFLEDEQYDELYKASTKDTNVLMPHYLIIDKQGKVAITSAKHPSDKDSLYAQLDKYLQ; encoded by the coding sequence ATGATAAAATCTAAAAACTTTTGGGTAGCAACAATTGCTTTAGCCATTATTCCTTTGCTTAGCATTGATATTGCACAACATTATGTGGACTGGCAAAAAGAAGTAAGAGAAGAACTTATTTATGCAGTACAGGATGTTTATTCATTTACTAAAGAGCAAAAAACTGCCTTACTTGATAAAGTCTTTGAACGCAATGAAACACTGACTTTTCTATTTTATACAAAAATATTCTGCAGCATATTGCTGCTTTTATTAAGCATATATTTTTTCAGGCTTTACAAAAAAGAAAAGCTGGTAAATCCATTTAAATCTGTTGCTGTTTGTGTAATTGTTATTGCGTTCTTTTTGTCTGGAAAAATTCTTTCAGTAATAATGTTTAGCACTAATGACAAAACAAATTTTCTAACGTTACCTGCAAATGAATATTCATTTCAAAATTTGTATGACCAGAATTTTAAAGGCAAGGTTGTGTATGTAGATTTCTGGGGGACCACGTGTGGTCCTTGTCTTGCAGAATTCAGAGATTTTACTAAGCCACTTAAAGAACGGTACAAGACGAACAAAGACATAAATTATTTATACATTTCAAGAGGAAATAAATATTTATGGAAACAGCAGATAGACAAGTATGGAATAGATGGCTATCATGTATTCCTGGAAGACGAACAATATGATGAGCTTTACAAAGCTTCAACTAAAGATACCAACGTTCTTATGCCACATTATTTGATTATTGATAAGCAAGGCAAAGTTGCTATTACCAGTGCAAAACACCCAAGTGATAAAGATTCATTGTACGCCCAATTGGATAAATACCTGCAATAA
- a CDS encoding PspC domain-containing protein has translation MKKVININFQGRVVPIEETAYDILKQYVESLRRFFANEEGKDEIINDIEGRIAELFGETLKKGGTCITDDDVNAIINSMGRPEEFETEEASVREQLSGEQKQYSNTGSTSSSQTYSESTGSVRPERFYRDENNKLLGGVCAGLANYFNIDKLVVRILFIIFTFGFGFGFITYLILWVAIPSSASTTIGSVRKRLFRDPENKLIGGVCGGLASYFGVNIWIPRILFLIPFLSIVTSWNHWGVFDFPNFINLSFSPGATLIYIILWLVLPEASTTSDKLEMKGEKVDLNSIKNTIQKDMEGFGERAKAFGAEVGERAAELGSNIGARGKQFSAEAGGVAKKAGTTLGDIIVLIFKIFAYFILAVVLIAIVGALFGVGIAFTGLLPLKSYVINDGWQNTLAWGAYIFFIWVPVIGIITWIIRRIARIKSNSSVMRFSFAAMWIVGLFCVIGLIASLRNDFSYHNSPVEANIPLTNPGIGKLELKLQKDTRYYFSNNFLHFEPFANIDEDTAFVQNIHIRVMKSESDSFHATILKMVNAATKTEADEKADRMQFNITQKDSSLLFDRGIPISKEDKFRNQTVYITVYVPVGKRILIKDNVGWSDRFHIELGNDVDDWRWRYDEDGYNWESNVEYTMTAEGLKRTHEEKKHDNDENDDNNDNDKTSPSDNYKDRIDTIKNNSNDSTRYHYQPAKEEQQQKEVKVAIEEPATKRIMNINVHDLATTFIERTAI, from the coding sequence ATGAAAAAGGTAATAAACATAAACTTCCAGGGCAGAGTGGTTCCCATTGAGGAAACTGCTTACGACATACTGAAGCAGTATGTTGAAAGTCTTCGCCGCTTTTTTGCCAATGAAGAAGGAAAGGATGAGATCATAAATGATATAGAAGGCCGTATTGCTGAACTATTTGGGGAAACATTAAAGAAAGGGGGCACCTGTATTACTGACGACGATGTAAATGCAATCATAAACAGTATGGGGCGCCCTGAAGAATTTGAAACAGAAGAAGCTAGTGTGCGTGAACAACTAAGTGGCGAACAAAAACAGTATTCCAATACAGGCAGTACCTCATCATCTCAAACATATTCAGAAAGTACTGGTAGTGTTAGACCAGAGCGTTTTTACAGGGATGAGAACAACAAACTCCTTGGTGGTGTGTGTGCTGGTTTGGCTAACTATTTTAATATTGATAAACTGGTGGTTCGGATCCTGTTTATCATCTTCACTTTTGGTTTTGGTTTTGGATTCATAACTTACCTGATCTTATGGGTAGCCATTCCAAGCTCTGCTTCTACTACTATTGGGTCTGTGCGTAAACGCCTTTTTCGTGATCCCGAAAATAAACTAATTGGTGGTGTTTGTGGTGGTCTTGCTTCCTATTTTGGTGTGAACATATGGATACCAAGAATTTTGTTCCTGATACCATTCTTATCAATCGTTACAAGCTGGAATCATTGGGGCGTCTTTGATTTTCCCAACTTCATCAACTTATCTTTTAGTCCGGGTGCAACTTTAATATATATCATTTTATGGCTTGTGCTTCCTGAGGCTTCAACTACTTCAGATAAACTTGAAATGAAAGGAGAGAAAGTAGATCTTAACAGCATCAAGAATACAATTCAAAAAGATATGGAAGGTTTTGGTGAAAGAGCAAAAGCGTTTGGTGCAGAAGTGGGCGAAAGGGCCGCAGAACTTGGCAGCAATATAGGTGCAAGGGGAAAGCAATTTAGTGCAGAGGCAGGCGGTGTGGCAAAAAAAGCAGGCACAACATTAGGAGATATTATCGTTCTGATCTTTAAAATATTTGCCTACTTTATTCTTGCGGTGGTACTGATCGCAATAGTAGGGGCATTATTCGGAGTAGGCATAGCTTTTACAGGCTTACTTCCTTTGAAATCTTATGTTATCAATGATGGCTGGCAGAATACATTAGCATGGGGTGCCTATATATTCTTCATTTGGGTTCCTGTAATTGGCATCATTACCTGGATAATACGCAGAATAGCAAGGATCAAAAGCAACAGCAGTGTAATGCGTTTTAGCTTCGCTGCCATGTGGATAGTAGGTTTGTTTTGCGTGATTGGTTTGATCGCTTCTTTAAGAAATGATTTCTCTTACCATAACTCTCCTGTTGAGGCTAATATTCCACTTACTAATCCTGGTATTGGTAAACTGGAATTAAAACTGCAGAAAGACACCCGTTATTATTTTAGCAACAACTTCCTGCACTTTGAACCGTTTGCAAACATTGATGAAGACACTGCTTTCGTTCAGAATATACACATACGTGTGATGAAATCAGAGAGTGATAGCTTCCATGCTACTATACTGAAAATGGTGAATGCAGCTACTAAAACAGAAGCTGATGAAAAGGCAGACAGAATGCAGTTCAACATTACACAAAAAGACAGCAGCCTTTTATTTGACAGGGGCATACCAATTTCAAAAGAAGACAAATTTCGCAACCAGACTGTTTACATAACTGTATATGTTCCCGTAGGAAAAAGAATTCTTATCAAAGACAATGTAGGCTGGAGCGACAGGTTTCATATCGAACTTGGTAATGATGTTGATGACTGGCGCTGGAGATACGATGAAGATGGTTATAACTGGGAAAGCAATGTTGAATATACAATGACAGCAGAAGGGCTGAAACGTACACACGAAGAAAAGAAACATGATAATGACGAAAACGATGACAATAACGACAATGATAAAACATCACCTTCAGATAATTATAAAGATCGTATAGACACAATCAAAAACAACAGCAACGATTCTACGCGATATCATTATCAGCCTGCAAAAGAAGAACAGCAACAAAAAGAAGTTAAAGTAGCTATAGAAGAACCGGCAACAAAAAGAATAATGAATATAAATGTTCACGATCTGGCAACAACGTTTATTGAAAGAACTGCTATATAA
- a CDS encoding peptide MFS transporter has product MNQAIEQKGHPKGLYILFATEMWERFNYYGMRAILVLFMTQALMFDKVFASNLYGSYTGLVYLTPLLGGYIADKYWGNKRSIIAGGIVMAIGEFILFFCASLYKSNADISSILFFVGLGLMIAGNGFFKPNISSMVGQLYPKGDHRSDAAYTIFYMGINTGGAIGPFICGLVGNTGNPDDFKWAFLAGGIAMSLSVVVQKIFHDKYVLSPENKTLGLTPATSTKRAISPAVVIGSLLGLSFVTIGLLYIDAKVFSYLTYLLIAAVVFIAFFIFSDKSLSGIEKQRIAVIFIVSFFVVFFWSAFEQAGASLTFFADEQTNRIVGLNIPIWLIIASSAALLFYIYKLFVKTKKTLGSDNDKELRKTVHGLLLLFGLSILGGNIYLLSKGMMSIELNEIPASWFQSLNSIFVVSLAPLFAWLWLKLGKKEPSSPTKMALGLLLLAIGYLWIAFGVNNVAPGIKVSMIWLTGMYALHTCGELCLSPIGLSLVNKLAPFKFASLLMAVWFLANAAANKLAGVLSALYPDNKTTSFFGYQMSNLHEFFMLFVGMAGLASLILFLLTKRLQKMMHMNVQ; this is encoded by the coding sequence ATGAATCAAGCTATTGAACAAAAGGGACATCCTAAAGGTCTTTATATTTTGTTTGCAACAGAAATGTGGGAGCGGTTCAACTATTATGGTATGCGTGCGATTCTGGTGTTGTTTATGACGCAAGCCTTAATGTTTGATAAGGTCTTTGCTTCAAATCTTTACGGTAGCTATACGGGGCTTGTTTATCTAACCCCACTGCTTGGAGGTTATATCGCAGATAAATATTGGGGCAATAAGCGATCCATAATCGCCGGAGGTATTGTAATGGCAATTGGAGAATTCATTTTGTTTTTTTGTGCTTCTCTATATAAGTCTAATGCCGATATTTCTTCTATATTATTTTTTGTAGGGTTGGGCCTAATGATTGCAGGCAATGGTTTTTTTAAACCTAATATTTCTTCAATGGTTGGTCAGTTGTATCCAAAAGGTGACCACAGAAGTGATGCAGCCTATACTATCTTTTACATGGGTATAAATACGGGTGGCGCAATAGGGCCTTTTATTTGTGGGTTGGTAGGTAACACTGGCAACCCTGACGATTTTAAATGGGCATTTCTTGCAGGCGGGATAGCAATGTCGCTAAGTGTTGTAGTTCAAAAAATCTTTCACGATAAGTATGTGCTTAGCCCTGAAAACAAGACGCTTGGATTAACTCCCGCTACTTCAACCAAAAGAGCGATAAGCCCGGCTGTTGTTATAGGTAGCTTATTAGGACTCTCATTTGTAACAATCGGGCTTTTGTATATTGATGCAAAAGTGTTTAGCTATCTTACCTATTTGCTGATTGCAGCAGTTGTATTTATTGCATTTTTCATTTTTAGCGATAAGTCACTTTCAGGAATTGAAAAACAAAGAATAGCTGTAATTTTTATTGTATCTTTTTTTGTGGTGTTCTTCTGGAGTGCCTTTGAACAGGCTGGAGCGTCACTTACTTTTTTTGCGGATGAACAAACCAATAGGATCGTAGGATTAAACATCCCGATATGGTTAATAATTGCATCTTCAGCTGCATTATTGTTTTACATCTATAAACTGTTCGTAAAAACAAAAAAGACACTTGGTTCGGATAACGATAAAGAATTACGTAAAACAGTGCATGGACTTCTTTTGCTATTTGGCCTAAGCATTCTTGGAGGCAATATTTATTTACTTTCCAAAGGCATGATGTCAATAGAGTTAAATGAAATCCCTGCCAGCTGGTTTCAATCTCTCAATTCAATATTTGTAGTTTCATTAGCGCCTTTATTTGCATGGTTATGGTTAAAGCTTGGTAAAAAGGAACCGTCTTCTCCGACAAAAATGGCGCTTGGATTATTGTTGCTTGCTATTGGCTATCTGTGGATAGCCTTTGGTGTAAATAATGTAGCTCCCGGAATTAAGGTGAGCATGATTTGGTTAACAGGTATGTATGCCTTGCATACATGCGGCGAACTGTGCCTGTCTCCAATCGGTCTTTCGCTGGTTAATAAACTTGCCCCATTCAAATTCGCATCACTATTAATGGCTGTTTGGTTTCTTGCCAATGCCGCAGCTAATAAACTTGCCGGTGTATTAAGCGCATTGTATCCCGATAATAAAACCACTTCATTCTTCGGTTATCAGATGAGTAATCTCCATGAATTTTTTATGCTGTTTGTTGGCATGGCAGGTCTGGCTTCACTTATTTTATTCTTACTAACAAAGCGACTTCAAAAAATGATGCACATGAACGTGCAATAA
- a CDS encoding MFS transporter: protein MSFFKPRLSFMQIINMNVGFFGIQYSFGLQQSAVNPIYDFLGAHPDQIPILNLAGPMTGLLIQPIIGAMSDKTWHPRWGRRKPYFFIGALFCSLCLFVYPFSSSLWMAGGLLWVLDAANNTAMEPYRAFIADKLPSDQLATGFLTQSFFTGLGITLANISLFVFQKVTYLKQMHGQIPYWVFASFFLGSVCSISSVLWSITKTPEIPPTEEELAKLRANKHSILDPFTEIPHAIRDMPKVMWQLALVYLFQWYALFCYWQNAAKSIAQSVWKTSPSKDPTLYQEAVGWAGLVNGWYNIVTFVSAFGLVWFTKKFSPKLVHIVCLFMAGVGLLIFPHVENKYLLFAPMTGFGIAWASMMGVPYLMVVNNIPKERYGVYMGIINMMIVVPMILQTTTFGFVLDHFLDNDPGKAIGFAGVLLLLACGATMLIKSTKPTDDIVMPVGGGH, encoded by the coding sequence ATGTCATTTTTTAAGCCCCGGCTAAGCTTCATGCAGATCATTAATATGAATGTCGGGTTCTTTGGCATTCAGTATAGTTTTGGTTTGCAGCAAAGTGCAGTCAATCCTATTTACGATTTTCTTGGTGCGCATCCTGATCAGATTCCCATACTTAATCTTGCCGGACCGATGACAGGTCTGCTCATTCAACCCATCATCGGTGCAATGAGCGATAAGACCTGGCATCCACGATGGGGTCGTCGTAAACCATATTTTTTTATTGGGGCTTTATTCTGCAGCCTTTGCTTGTTTGTGTATCCATTCAGCAGCAGTCTTTGGATGGCTGGCGGTTTATTGTGGGTGTTAGATGCTGCCAATAATACAGCAATGGAACCTTACCGAGCATTTATTGCAGATAAACTTCCTTCCGATCAATTGGCAACAGGCTTTTTAACCCAAAGTTTTTTTACAGGGCTTGGTATTACACTCGCCAATATTTCTTTGTTTGTTTTTCAAAAAGTAACTTATCTAAAACAAATGCATGGGCAAATACCTTACTGGGTATTTGCATCTTTTTTTCTCGGTTCTGTATGTTCTATTTCATCAGTGTTATGGTCTATCACAAAAACGCCTGAAATCCCACCAACAGAAGAGGAACTCGCTAAACTAAGAGCAAACAAGCATAGTATTCTTGATCCTTTCACAGAAATTCCACACGCTATAAGAGACATGCCTAAAGTAATGTGGCAGCTTGCGTTGGTTTATTTGTTTCAGTGGTATGCGTTGTTCTGTTATTGGCAGAACGCAGCAAAAAGTATTGCTCAATCTGTTTGGAAAACCTCCCCGTCAAAAGATCCTACACTTTACCAGGAAGCTGTGGGATGGGCCGGACTTGTAAACGGTTGGTATAACATTGTAACATTTGTTTCTGCATTCGGGCTTGTATGGTTCACAAAAAAATTCAGCCCAAAACTTGTGCATATTGTTTGCTTGTTTATGGCTGGAGTAGGCTTACTTATCTTTCCTCATGTCGAAAACAAATATTTACTCTTTGCTCCCATGACTGGCTTTGGCATTGCGTGGGCGAGCATGATGGGCGTTCCTTATCTTATGGTCGTAAACAATATTCCAAAAGAAAGATACGGCGTATACATGGGCATCATCAACATGATGATCGTAGTTCCAATGATATTACAAACAACAACATTCGGCTTTGTGTTAGATCATTTTCTTGATAATGATCCGGGCAAGGCAATCGGTTTTGCAGGAGTATTGTTGTTATTGGCTTGCGGCGCCACAATGCTTATCAAATCTACAAAGCCAACAGATGATATAGTAATGCCCGTTGGCGGAGGACATTAG